One Persicobacter psychrovividus DNA window includes the following coding sequences:
- a CDS encoding WG repeat-containing protein — protein MNKKFLFFLLLMSISKLTFADNVKKASKLMDKQEYDKAEELLKEEIAVDSLSPSANFVYSQLLLVSEFEKQNVDSAHVKILLAQKGYHNIDDERILDKLAKAEITRDRLDQQEALIDSLGYEHTKSVNTIDRYQYFIDAYADARQKDDAIAQRNSMAYDQASQKGTFLAYYEFMEQYPKAKQYPKARKQYDALLFKAKTKNGKLKSYMNFLKEYPNTPFRAQAEEQIFNFVASDNSETPLLWFLQEYSQTSKVAPTAMGYLYYWYKEHDQLPAFFERFGSVSKIDSLKNFAQLSQADWNPFFDQKQFVFINHEGKQTMPNRFDEVARDYKCNAVSGDVLLVVEQGKSKLIARDGHLVYDGKVNEAYDLGYGVMEIINGNARGLVHKTGKILATPQYDEIRRLSPSFFAVRKRQVWGVISATGRVALKPEFDEVEHEGNFYILRKGKKYAFTDKRFLVQGADNSSVPLFFNFDDYEVVDDGHIIGIVGNQEVLYDQSMKEIIPLALQSINPANSHWISKTTDYVLFDSLGNLKYEEAFNSFNFNDEWWSAQKNGWSLQRWDDPSSPTFEYDSVAFLGRDFIYTRNDSTSILFKNGKYLNLKQGEKCKVLTTGDIDQPVEYLALIAGKQYKSVLDSTGQEVLNGNYSSIVPLDSSMFVVEVNKRKGIVKKGNQQMLKTLYNGIADYQQGYVSLLLNGKFGIFNPYNSLYVRPQYATKLVPVNDQLLFADKAGKWGAVDGKGKEKIPFKYEMLENYADSLVLAKIDKKWQVLNVRTQTPLMEGIDRYLPVNPKQKGGDLIIVVNGKEGLFNQKKGTVIKPTFDRMSNIGTPEAPLFVGEKYISEADLYIWVYYDQAGNRLRQQTFNAQDFERIDCIE, from the coding sequence ATGAATAAGAAATTTTTATTTTTCCTTCTCTTGATGAGCATCAGCAAACTGACTTTTGCTGATAACGTGAAAAAGGCCAGCAAGCTGATGGATAAGCAAGAGTATGACAAGGCTGAAGAACTGTTGAAGGAAGAGATCGCGGTGGATTCCCTTTCGCCTTCGGCAAATTTTGTTTACAGCCAGTTGTTGCTGGTTTCAGAATTTGAAAAGCAAAATGTGGACTCGGCACACGTGAAAATCCTTTTGGCGCAAAAAGGATATCATAACATTGACGATGAGCGGATACTGGACAAGTTGGCCAAGGCGGAAATTACCCGTGATCGACTCGATCAGCAGGAAGCCTTGATCGACAGCCTCGGCTATGAACACACCAAGTCGGTCAATACCATCGACCGTTACCAGTATTTTATAGATGCGTACGCCGATGCCCGCCAAAAGGACGACGCCATTGCCCAGCGCAATAGCATGGCCTATGATCAGGCATCGCAAAAAGGGACTTTCCTGGCTTATTATGAGTTCATGGAACAATACCCCAAAGCCAAGCAGTATCCTAAAGCGCGTAAACAATACGATGCGCTGCTCTTTAAAGCGAAAACAAAAAATGGCAAGCTGAAAAGCTATATGAATTTCCTGAAGGAGTACCCCAATACGCCATTCAGGGCACAGGCCGAGGAACAGATTTTTAACTTTGTGGCTTCGGACAATTCCGAAACGCCTTTGCTGTGGTTTTTGCAGGAATACAGCCAGACCAGCAAGGTGGCGCCTACAGCAATGGGTTATCTTTATTATTGGTACAAGGAGCACGATCAGCTGCCGGCCTTTTTTGAACGTTTTGGCTCGGTATCAAAAATCGACTCCCTGAAGAATTTCGCGCAACTTTCGCAGGCCGACTGGAACCCGTTCTTTGATCAAAAGCAGTTTGTTTTTATTAACCATGAAGGCAAACAGACGATGCCCAACCGTTTTGATGAAGTGGCGCGGGATTACAAATGTAATGCCGTAAGCGGGGATGTTCTGCTGGTGGTGGAGCAGGGTAAATCGAAGCTGATTGCCCGCGATGGGCACCTGGTTTATGATGGGAAAGTAAACGAGGCCTATGACCTGGGCTATGGGGTGATGGAGATTATTAATGGAAATGCCCGAGGCTTGGTACATAAAACGGGGAAAATCCTGGCCACACCTCAGTATGATGAAATCCGCCGGCTGTCACCTTCATTCTTTGCGGTTCGCAAGCGACAGGTTTGGGGGGTAATCAGTGCCACGGGGCGTGTTGCGCTGAAGCCAGAATTTGATGAGGTGGAGCACGAGGGCAATTTTTATATTCTGCGCAAAGGAAAGAAATATGCCTTCACAGACAAGCGTTTTCTGGTGCAGGGAGCGGATAATTCATCGGTACCCTTGTTCTTTAATTTTGATGACTATGAGGTGGTGGACGACGGACATATTATCGGGATTGTCGGTAATCAGGAAGTGCTTTATGATCAGTCGATGAAAGAAATTATTCCTTTGGCTTTGCAATCTATTAACCCTGCAAATTCGCACTGGATCAGTAAAACCACCGATTACGTGCTGTTTGATTCGCTGGGCAACCTGAAGTACGAGGAGGCATTCAACAGCTTTAATTTCAACGATGAATGGTGGTCTGCCCAAAAGAACGGATGGTCGTTACAGCGTTGGGACGACCCTTCCTCTCCAACTTTTGAATATGATTCTGTGGCCTTTCTTGGGCGCGATTTTATTTATACCAGAAACGATTCTACCAGTATTTTATTCAAGAATGGGAAATACCTGAACTTAAAGCAAGGCGAAAAGTGTAAAGTATTAACGACAGGCGATATTGATCAGCCGGTAGAATATCTTGCACTGATTGCGGGCAAGCAATACAAGTCGGTGCTCGATTCCACAGGGCAGGAAGTTCTGAATGGAAATTATTCAAGTATTGTGCCTTTGGACAGTTCGATGTTTGTGGTGGAGGTCAACAAGCGCAAGGGGATTGTGAAGAAGGGCAATCAGCAAATGCTGAAAACGCTTTACAATGGCATTGCGGATTATCAGCAGGGGTATGTGAGTTTATTGCTGAATGGTAAATTTGGTATTTTCAATCCTTATAATTCACTCTATGTTAGGCCACAATATGCAACTAAGCTGGTGCCTGTAAACGATCAGTTGTTGTTTGCCGACAAGGCGGGCAAGTGGGGCGCAGTGGATGGCAAAGGCAAAGAGAAAATTCCTTTCAAGTACGAGATGCTGGAAAATTATGCCGATAGTTTGGTCTTGGCGAAAATAGACAAAAAGTGGCAAGTGCTGAATGTCAGGACGCAAACTCCTTTGATGGAGGGGATTGACCGCTATTTGCCTGTGAATCCGAAGCAAAAAGGAGGCGACCTGATTATTGTGGTGAATGGTAAAGAGGGCTTGTTCAATCAAAAGAAAGGGACAGTGATAAAACCTACATTCGACAGGATGAGCAATATTGGTACCCCTGAGGCGCCCTTGTTTGTGGGTGAAAAGTACATCTCTGAAGCTGATCTGTACATTTGGGTCTATTATGATCAGGCGGGTAACCGATTGCGTCAGCAGACCTTCAATGCGCAGGATTTTGAGCGGATCGACTGTATCGAGTAA